Proteins co-encoded in one Malus domestica chromosome 09, GDT2T_hap1 genomic window:
- the LOC103442154 gene encoding uncharacterized protein: protein MGSHNCWSGALDTWWFLTQPPRSCYDYRFCPPETRERERDRERKERETDRQRSGIRGREEGNIVRGEWMDAGDGWRVAGGETGAPDKTIINQIMLRFRPIAPKPAAGGSSSGPTSADGKTVLSASKRVKRKYIRVAKDPKNNNSARKLINSRSSTDDNPPDVVTLPLMPEKTDSLGFSGSGSWGNREIPTWKNLNHKMNRSVWKEDSRSRIDRAAVVPRVTTVESWVTVESVTDTCMEVRGLGYTDMEKMKSLDKDTCPGFISDGSNKVQWVNEAYKRMVSYVEGQLPPAEVVVWLDTKESLPYAHPMFSCRVRLQYSTLQKEKCSKTVPCDVWRMECGLAWRLDITAALSLGL, encoded by the coding sequence ATGGGTAGTCACAACTGCTGGAGTGGTGCCCTAGACACGTGGTGGTTCCTCACCCAGCCACCACGCTCCTGCTATGATTATCGCTTCTGTCCTCCggagacgagagagagagagagagatagagagagaaaggaaagagagaCAGACAGACAGAGATCAGGCATCCGAGGGAGAGAGGAGGGGAACATCGTACGAGGAGAGTGGATGGACGCGGGAGATGGATGGCGCGTGGCAGGCGGTGAGACTGGTGCTCCGGATAAGACGATAATCAACCAGATAATGCTCAGATTCCGGCCGATCGCTCCGAAACCGGCGGCTGGCGGCTCTTCCTCCGGTCCGACTTCGGCGGATGGTAAAACCGTCCTTTCTGCAAGCAAGAGAGTAAAGAGGAAGTACATTAGGGTCGCGAAGGACCCTAAGAATAATAACAgcgcaagaaaattaatcaaCAGTAGATCTTCCACAGATGATAATCCGCCGGATGTCGTCACTCTTCCACTGATGCCGGAAAAAACAGACTCTCTAGGTTTTTCAGGTAGTGGATCTTGGGGTAACAGGGAGATTCCTACGTGGAAGAACCTAAACCATAAGATGAACAGGTCCGTCTGGAAGGAGGACAGCCGGTCCAGGATAGATCGTGCGGCGGTGGTGCCTCGTGTGACGACGGTGGAGTCGTGGGTGACGGTGGAAAGCGTGACAGACACGTGCATGGAAGTACGAGGGTTAGGGTATACGGACATGGAGAAAATGAAGAGTTTGGATAAAGACACGTGTCCGGGGTTTATATCGGACGGTTCTAACAAAGTGCAGTGGGTGAACGAGGCGTACAAGAGGATGGTGAGCTATGTAGAGGGGCAGTTGCCGCCGGCGGAGGTTGTGGTGTGGCTGGATACGAAGGAGAGCCTGCCGTATGCTCACCCGATGTTCAGTTGCCGGGTGAGGCTCCAGTACTCCACGTTGCAGAAGGAGAAGTGCTCGAAGACGGTGCCGTGCGATGTGTGGAGGATGGAGTGTGGGTTGGCTTGGAGGCTGGATATCACGGCGGCGCTTAGTTTGGGTCTTTAA
- the LOC103411128 gene encoding thymidylate kinase-like isoform X2, with translation MNVEWNFGARAVRRSLGFQSYFAHKVLVGQIRMEGKNQNCSLRGGKEDSRGALVVLEGLDRCGKTTQSARLVTNLERLGYSAELWRFPDRTTSVGKMISSYLSNESQLDDHTIHLLFSANRWEKRSLMDSKLKSGTTLVVDRYSYSGVAFSSAKGLDIEWCKAPEIGLLAPDLVVYLDIPPEKAAERGGYGGERYEQLEFQKKVGHNYQVLCSPTWKIIDACSSMEDVEEQLQEMVLDCVKTCREGKPLSCLWSG, from the exons ATGAACGTTGAATG GAACTTTGGAGCCAGAGCAGTACGAAGGTCATTGGGTTTTCAATCATACTTTGCTCACAAGGTTTTAGTCGGGCAGATTCGGATGGAAGGTAAAAATCAGAACTGTAGCCTAAGAGGTGGAAAGGAGGATTCAAGAGGTGCCTTGGTTGTTCTTGAAGGCTTGGATCGGTGTGGGAAGACGACACAGTCTGCTAGACTAGTCACAAACTTGGAGAGGTTAGGATATTCAGCTGAGTTGTGGCGGTTTCCTGACAGAACTACTAGTGTTGGGAAAATGATATCTTCATATCTTTCCAACGAATCACAACTGGACGATCATACAATCCATCTACTGTTTAGTGCCAATCGTTGGGAGAAGAG ATCGTTGATGGATAGCAAATTGAAAAGTGGAACCACTCTTGTTGTTGACCGTTATTCTTATTCGGGGGTGGCTTTTTCGTCTGCCAAGGGACTTGATATCGAATGGTGTAAG GCTCCGGAGATTGGGCTGTTGGCTCCAGATCTTGTAGTGTACCTTGACATACCCCCTGAA AAAGCTGCGGAAAGAGGAGGCTATGGAGGTGAGAGATACGAGCAGCTTGAGTTTCAGAAGAAGGTTGGTCACAACTATCAGGTCCTCTGCAGTCCCACTTGGAAG ATCATAGATGCCTGTTCATCCATGGAGGACGTCGAGGAACAGTTGCAAGAGATGGTACTTGATTGTGTAAAAACATGCCGAGAAGGGAAACCCCTCTCATGTCTCTGGTCTGGTTAA
- the LOC103442727 gene encoding TLC domain-containing protein At5g14285-like, whose product MELETQNPIHFPLPCLPIFFLMFSIIYLIAYFIVLRTWSPKIRPEASSCLISLAHGTPAVLLSTYAILSDPATGFAAPNTLFQNSVLDYSVAYFLTDLLHYLVFFPSDVLFIGHHLATLFVFLTCRYVASHGAFAILSLLILAEVTSLCQNVWTLANARRSDLKFAAKVYDLLSPPFYILYSIVRGFVGPYFVYRMGAFYISGAADGLIPRWVWVSWIVVVVAAISVSILWISNLWVELFRARTGELEKKTR is encoded by the coding sequence atgGAATtggaaacccaaaacccaatccacTTCCCCCTTCCATGCCTCCCCATCTTCTTCCTCATGTTCTCCATCATCTACCTCATTGCCTACTTCATCGTCTTACGAACTTGGAGCCCCAAGATCCGACCCGAAGCCTCCAGCTGCCTAATCTCCCTCGCCCACGGCACCCCCGCCGTACTCCTCTCCACTTACGCCATCCTCTCCGACCCCGCCACCGGATTCGCCGCCCCCAACACCCTTTTCCAGAACTCCGTCCTCGACTACAGCGTCGCCTACTTCCTCACCGATCTCCTCCACTACCTCGTCTTCTTCCCCAGCGACGTCCTCTTCATCGGCCACCACCTCGCCACGCTCTTCGTCTTCCTCACCTGCCGCTACGTCGCCTCCCACGGCGCATTCGCCATTCTCTCCCTCCTGATCCTCGCCGAGGTCACCAGCCTCTGCCAGAACGTCTGGACGCTCGCCAACGCCAGGAGAAGCGACTTGAAGTTTGCAGCTAAAGTGTATGATCTTTTGTCTCCTCCATTTTACATTTTGTATTCGATTGTCCGTGGCTTTGTGGGTCCGTATTTCGTGTACCGGATGGGGGCGTTTTACATCAGCGGCGCCGCCGACGGATTGATTCCGCGGTGGGTTTGGGTTTCTTggattgtggtggtggtggccgCCATTTCTGTCAGCATTTTGTGGATTTCCAATCTCTGGGTGGAATTGTTTAGAGCCCGGACCGGCGAATTGGAAAAGAAAACTAGATAA
- the LOC103411128 gene encoding thymidylate kinase-like isoform X3, with translation MEGKNQNCSLRGGKEDSRGALVVLEGLDRCGKTTQSARLVTNLERLGYSAELWRFPDRTTSVGKMISSYLSNESQLDDHTIHLLFSANRWEKRSLMDSKLKSGTTLVVDRYSYSGVAFSSAKGLDIEWCKAPEIGLLAPDLVVYLDIPPEKAAERGGYGGERYEQLEFQKKVGHNYQVLCSPTWKIIDACSSMEDVEEQLQEMVLDCVKTCREGKPLSCLWSG, from the exons ATGGAAGGTAAAAATCAGAACTGTAGCCTAAGAGGTGGAAAGGAGGATTCAAGAGGTGCCTTGGTTGTTCTTGAAGGCTTGGATCGGTGTGGGAAGACGACACAGTCTGCTAGACTAGTCACAAACTTGGAGAGGTTAGGATATTCAGCTGAGTTGTGGCGGTTTCCTGACAGAACTACTAGTGTTGGGAAAATGATATCTTCATATCTTTCCAACGAATCACAACTGGACGATCATACAATCCATCTACTGTTTAGTGCCAATCGTTGGGAGAAGAG ATCGTTGATGGATAGCAAATTGAAAAGTGGAACCACTCTTGTTGTTGACCGTTATTCTTATTCGGGGGTGGCTTTTTCGTCTGCCAAGGGACTTGATATCGAATGGTGTAAG GCTCCGGAGATTGGGCTGTTGGCTCCAGATCTTGTAGTGTACCTTGACATACCCCCTGAA AAAGCTGCGGAAAGAGGAGGCTATGGAGGTGAGAGATACGAGCAGCTTGAGTTTCAGAAGAAGGTTGGTCACAACTATCAGGTCCTCTGCAGTCCCACTTGGAAG ATCATAGATGCCTGTTCATCCATGGAGGACGTCGAGGAACAGTTGCAAGAGATGGTACTTGATTGTGTAAAAACATGCCGAGAAGGGAAACCCCTCTCATGTCTCTGGTCTGGTTAA
- the LOC103442155 gene encoding uncharacterized protein — translation MEGGERRRMLRRDGGGQDAPAIVNPNMLRFRPIAPKPVTNRAGEVGNNENSVASILTSARRKRKYVRVSKNNVCRAKNKDPQRVVTTLQLLPEKNDNNGSSNGESWRPLDPTVTDNNNHRNNKNSNPTGKEDEGLGLGIPMWLRNYMGGGGGSDPTEGMRQMVAVESWVTVECVTGTCMNVQGTFGSFRSRDAERMKSDLEGDTCPGFISDGQNRVQWLNGAFKRMVSQQKRGAEIAVWLVVKEKLPYADASALITCQVKLQYTVGKERCSRTVPCDLWRMDDGGFAWRLDVNAALTLGR, via the coding sequence ATGGAGGGCGGAGAACGGCGGCGGATGCTAAGAAGAGATGGTGGGGGGCAGGATGCGCCTGCAATCGTGAACCCGAACATGCTTAGATTTCGGCCGATTGCACCGAAACCGGTGACGAACAGAGCCGGAGAGGTTGGTAATAACGAAAACTCGGTTGCGAGTATTTTGACGAGtgcaagaagaaagagaaagtacGTTAGGGTTTCCAAGAATAATGTATGTAGGGCGAAGAATAAGGATCCTCAGCGCGTGGTGACGACTCTGCAGCTCTTGCCGGAGAAAAACGATAACAACGGCTCATCGAACGGTGAATCTTGGCGTCCGTTAGATCCTACGGTGACGGACAATAATAACCatagaaataacaaaaatagtAATCCTACTGGTAAAGAAGATGAGGGCTTAGGCCTAGGAATTCCCATGTGGTTGAGGAATTACATGGGTGGTGGAGGAGGATCAGATCCGACGGAGGGGATGCGGCAGATGGTGGCGGTGGAGTCTTGGGTGACTGTGGAGTGCGTGACAGGCACATGCATGAATGTGCAAGGTACGTTTGGAAGTTTTAGGAGTAGGGACGCCGAGAGGATGAAGAGTGATCTGGAGGGGGACACGTGTCCGGGTTTTATATCGGACGGTCAGAACAGGGTGCAGTGGTTGAACGGGGCGTTTAAGAGGATGGTGAGCCAGCAGAAGCGCGGGGCGGAGATAGCGGTGTGGTTGGTGGTGAAGGAGAAACTGCCGTACGCGGATGCTTCAGCGTTAATAACATGCCAAGTAAAGCTGCAGTACACGGTGGGTAAGGAGAGGTGCTCTCGAACTGTGCCTTGTGATTTGTGGAGAATGGACGATGGAGGATTTGCATGGAGGCTCGACGTTAACGCTGCTCTCACTCTGGGCCGTTGA
- the LOC103411128 gene encoding thymidylate kinase-like isoform X1, with amino-acid sequence MIHASFPTACKALNFGARAVRRSLGFQSYFAHKVLVGQIRMEGKNQNCSLRGGKEDSRGALVVLEGLDRCGKTTQSARLVTNLERLGYSAELWRFPDRTTSVGKMISSYLSNESQLDDHTIHLLFSANRWEKRSLMDSKLKSGTTLVVDRYSYSGVAFSSAKGLDIEWCKAPEIGLLAPDLVVYLDIPPEKAAERGGYGGERYEQLEFQKKVGHNYQVLCSPTWKIIDACSSMEDVEEQLQEMVLDCVKTCREGKPLSCLWSG; translated from the exons ATGATCCATGCTTCTTTTCCTACTGCTTGCAAGGCTTT GAACTTTGGAGCCAGAGCAGTACGAAGGTCATTGGGTTTTCAATCATACTTTGCTCACAAGGTTTTAGTCGGGCAGATTCGGATGGAAGGTAAAAATCAGAACTGTAGCCTAAGAGGTGGAAAGGAGGATTCAAGAGGTGCCTTGGTTGTTCTTGAAGGCTTGGATCGGTGTGGGAAGACGACACAGTCTGCTAGACTAGTCACAAACTTGGAGAGGTTAGGATATTCAGCTGAGTTGTGGCGGTTTCCTGACAGAACTACTAGTGTTGGGAAAATGATATCTTCATATCTTTCCAACGAATCACAACTGGACGATCATACAATCCATCTACTGTTTAGTGCCAATCGTTGGGAGAAGAG ATCGTTGATGGATAGCAAATTGAAAAGTGGAACCACTCTTGTTGTTGACCGTTATTCTTATTCGGGGGTGGCTTTTTCGTCTGCCAAGGGACTTGATATCGAATGGTGTAAG GCTCCGGAGATTGGGCTGTTGGCTCCAGATCTTGTAGTGTACCTTGACATACCCCCTGAA AAAGCTGCGGAAAGAGGAGGCTATGGAGGTGAGAGATACGAGCAGCTTGAGTTTCAGAAGAAGGTTGGTCACAACTATCAGGTCCTCTGCAGTCCCACTTGGAAG ATCATAGATGCCTGTTCATCCATGGAGGACGTCGAGGAACAGTTGCAAGAGATGGTACTTGATTGTGTAAAAACATGCCGAGAAGGGAAACCCCTCTCATGTCTCTGGTCTGGTTAA
- the LOC103442158 gene encoding transcription factor GTE8 isoform X2, with amino-acid sequence MAKKNKNPGRGGYYGSAFGQAGECSGSSGRIDAEVTGSEDSSAPTRKSISLNSSNRDSFGVPIQILPLSNMLSSEKKDLKHRLNMELEQIRVLRKKVEMHRANGVAVSSSSDIISNGQNGPHVNNFRKSSTMISEPGKRLNPGASKAQKRNPETSGRFDSRTASVILMKQCEALLKRLMSHQSSWLFNEPVDVVKLNIPDYFTVIKHPMDLGTIKSKVASGSYSTPLEFAADVRMTFTNAMTYNPPQNKVYNMADTLSKFFEVRWKTIEKKLPKADCQQPPTKSGPHEGIETPKPLPPSKKRTITSVHNEVKSEPPKRVMTTEEKLNLSRELESLIGEMPLRIIDFLKEHSSNGKDSGEDEIEIDIDVLSDDTLFTLRRLLNEYLQEKQKNHLVNESGLSNSSMQPCKGNDPADEDVDIGGNEPPVSSYPPVEIEMDTGRKSSKAISSSSSSDSDSSSSESECDDVKAGSPVPETVGSGTHLDEKTTIDNPLEGNHSDSGLDQVEQSSQQKPSPVESDCCQHGDSAPPERSVSPEKQYRAALLKNRFADTILRAREKTLNQGDKEDPEKLRRQREELELQQKKEKARLQAEAKAAEDARRRAEAEAAAEAKRKRELEREAARQALMQIEKTVEINENSRFLKDLEMLRTAPAEQLPSSVDETSPDHSQECLGGFKFGGSNPLEQLGLYMKDDEEEEDADPVSSVPPSPVSASISPVNDIEEGEID; translated from the exons ATGGCCAAGAAGAACAAGAACCCGGGAAGGGGAGGGTACTATGGCAGTGCTTTTGGGCAGGCTGGTGAATGCTCCGGTAGCTCAGGAAGAATCGACGCAGAAGTTACTGGCTCGGAGGATTCAAGTGCTCCGACGAGGAAATCTATTAGTTTGAATTCTAGTAACCGTGACAGTTTTGGTGTGCCCATACAAATACTTCCCCTGTCAAACATGCTGTCATCAGAGAAGAAGGATTTGAAACATAGGTTGAATATGGAACTTGAACAGATACGAGTACTTCGGAAGAAAGTTGAAATGCATAGAGCCAATGGTGTTGCAGTGTCCTCTTCTAGTGATATCATCAGCAATGGCCAGAATGGGCCGCATGTCAATAATTTTAGAAAGTCGTCCACAATGATTTCTGAGCCAGGTAAAAGACTGAATCCTGGGGCTTCAAAAGCACAGAAACGGAATCCGGAAACTTCTGGGAGGTTTGACTCTAGGACTGCTAGTGTGATTCTTATGAAACAATGTGAGGCACTATTGAAACGGTTGATGTCCCATCAATCCAGTTGGCTTTTCAATGAACCTGTTGATGTGGTGAAGTTGAACATTCCTGATTATTTCACTGTTATTAAACATCCAATGGACTTGGGTACAATAAAGAGCAAGGTAGCTTCAGGATCTTACTCAACCCCGCTGGAGTTTGCTGCTGATGTCAGGATGACTTTCACCAATGCTATGACGTACAATCCACCACAAAATAAGGTCTATAACATGGCTGATACTCTTAGCAAATTTTTTGAAGTCAGGTGGAAAACCATTGAGAAAAAACTGCCAAAGGCTGATTGCCAACAACCGCCAACTAAATCTGGTCCTCATGAAGGCATAGAAACTCCTAAACCATTACCCCCCTCAAAAAAGAGGACTATCACGTCAGTGCACAATGAAGTCAAGTCTGAGCCTCCTAAGCGAGTAATGACAACGGAGGAGAAGCTCAATCTGAGCAGAGAGTTGGAGTCTTTGATTGGAGAAATGCCCTTACGCATCATTGATTTCTTGAAGGAACATAGTTCAAATGGAAAGGACTCTGGTGAGGATGAGATCGAGATTGATATTGATGTTCTAAGTGATGATACCTTGTTCACATTACGGAGGCTTTTAAATGAGTATTTGCAAGAGAAACAAAAGAACCAT CTTGTCAATGAATCAGGGTTGAGCAATTCATCCATGCAGCCATGTAAAG GGAATGACCCGGCTGATGAAGATGTTGATATTGGTGGAAATGAGCCTCCTGTCTCAAGCTATCCTCCTGTAGAGATAGAAATGGATACTGGCCGTAAAAGTAGTAAAGCCATCAGCTCAAGCAGCTCCAGTG ATTCAGATTCTAGCAGTTCTGAGAGTGAATGTGATGATGTGAAGGCTGGAAGTCCG GTACCAGAAACTGTGGGTTCTGGAACTCATTTAGATGAAAAGACAACAATTGATAATCCACTCGAAGGAAATC ATTCTGATAGTGGGTTGGATCAAGTTGAACAAAGTTCCCAGCAGAAGCCAAGTCCTGTTGAGTCAGATTGTTGCCAGCATG GAGACAGTGCTCCTCCAGAGAGGTCAGTCTCCCCCGAGAAGCAGTACAGGGCTGCTCTATTGAAGAATCGTTTTGCTGATACCATTCTAAGAGCACGAGAGAAAACACTTAATCAG GGTGATAAAGAAGATCCTGAGAAATTGCGGAGGCAGAGGGAGGAACTTGAATTGCAACAGAAGAAAG AGAAAGCGCGGTTACAAGCGGAAGCTAAGGCTGCTGAGGATGCTCGAAGGCGAGCAGAAGCAGAAGCTGCAGCTGAGGCTAAACGGAAGAGGGAGCTTGAGAGAGAAGCAGCAAGGCAGGCATTGATGCAG ATAGAAAAGACTGTTGAAATCAATGAGAACTCTCGGTTTCTTAAAGATCTGGAGATGCTTAGAACTGCCCCTGCGGAACAGCTACCGAGCTCTGTAGACGAAACGAGCCCTGATCACTCGCAGGAATGCTTAGGCGGCTTTAAGTTTGGGGGGAGTAACCCGTTGGAACAACTTGGCCTGTACATGAAAGAcgatgaagaggaggaagacgCGGATCCTGTAAGTAGTGTTCCTCCAAGTCCTGTAAGTGCTTCTATAAGTCCTGTAAATGATATAGAAGAGGGAGAAATTGATTAA
- the LOC103442158 gene encoding transcription factor GTE8 isoform X1, whose amino-acid sequence MAKKNKNPGRGGYYGSAFGQAGECSGSSGRIDAEVTGSEDSSAPTRKSISLNSSNRDSFGVPIQILPLSNMLSSEKKDLKHRLNMELEQIRVLRKKVEMHRANGVAVSSSSDIISNGQNGPHVNNFRKSSTMISEPGKRLNPGASKAQKRNPETSGRFDSRTASVILMKQCEALLKRLMSHQSSWLFNEPVDVVKLNIPDYFTVIKHPMDLGTIKSKVASGSYSTPLEFAADVRMTFTNAMTYNPPQNKVYNMADTLSKFFEVRWKTIEKKLPKADCQQPPTKSGPHEGIETPKPLPPSKKRTITSVHNEVKSEPPKRVMTTEEKLNLSRELESLIGEMPLRIIDFLKEHSSNGKDSGEDEIEIDIDVLSDDTLFTLRRLLNEYLQEKQKNHVSAEPCSMELVNESGLSNSSMQPCKGNDPADEDVDIGGNEPPVSSYPPVEIEMDTGRKSSKAISSSSSSDSDSSSSESECDDVKAGSPVPETVGSGTHLDEKTTIDNPLEGNHSDSGLDQVEQSSQQKPSPVESDCCQHGDSAPPERSVSPEKQYRAALLKNRFADTILRAREKTLNQGDKEDPEKLRRQREELELQQKKEKARLQAEAKAAEDARRRAEAEAAAEAKRKRELEREAARQALMQIEKTVEINENSRFLKDLEMLRTAPAEQLPSSVDETSPDHSQECLGGFKFGGSNPLEQLGLYMKDDEEEEDADPVSSVPPSPVSASISPVNDIEEGEID is encoded by the exons ATGGCCAAGAAGAACAAGAACCCGGGAAGGGGAGGGTACTATGGCAGTGCTTTTGGGCAGGCTGGTGAATGCTCCGGTAGCTCAGGAAGAATCGACGCAGAAGTTACTGGCTCGGAGGATTCAAGTGCTCCGACGAGGAAATCTATTAGTTTGAATTCTAGTAACCGTGACAGTTTTGGTGTGCCCATACAAATACTTCCCCTGTCAAACATGCTGTCATCAGAGAAGAAGGATTTGAAACATAGGTTGAATATGGAACTTGAACAGATACGAGTACTTCGGAAGAAAGTTGAAATGCATAGAGCCAATGGTGTTGCAGTGTCCTCTTCTAGTGATATCATCAGCAATGGCCAGAATGGGCCGCATGTCAATAATTTTAGAAAGTCGTCCACAATGATTTCTGAGCCAGGTAAAAGACTGAATCCTGGGGCTTCAAAAGCACAGAAACGGAATCCGGAAACTTCTGGGAGGTTTGACTCTAGGACTGCTAGTGTGATTCTTATGAAACAATGTGAGGCACTATTGAAACGGTTGATGTCCCATCAATCCAGTTGGCTTTTCAATGAACCTGTTGATGTGGTGAAGTTGAACATTCCTGATTATTTCACTGTTATTAAACATCCAATGGACTTGGGTACAATAAAGAGCAAGGTAGCTTCAGGATCTTACTCAACCCCGCTGGAGTTTGCTGCTGATGTCAGGATGACTTTCACCAATGCTATGACGTACAATCCACCACAAAATAAGGTCTATAACATGGCTGATACTCTTAGCAAATTTTTTGAAGTCAGGTGGAAAACCATTGAGAAAAAACTGCCAAAGGCTGATTGCCAACAACCGCCAACTAAATCTGGTCCTCATGAAGGCATAGAAACTCCTAAACCATTACCCCCCTCAAAAAAGAGGACTATCACGTCAGTGCACAATGAAGTCAAGTCTGAGCCTCCTAAGCGAGTAATGACAACGGAGGAGAAGCTCAATCTGAGCAGAGAGTTGGAGTCTTTGATTGGAGAAATGCCCTTACGCATCATTGATTTCTTGAAGGAACATAGTTCAAATGGAAAGGACTCTGGTGAGGATGAGATCGAGATTGATATTGATGTTCTAAGTGATGATACCTTGTTCACATTACGGAGGCTTTTAAATGAGTATTTGCAAGAGAAACAAAAGAACCATGTAAGCGCTGAACCTTGTTCAATGGAG CTTGTCAATGAATCAGGGTTGAGCAATTCATCCATGCAGCCATGTAAAG GGAATGACCCGGCTGATGAAGATGTTGATATTGGTGGAAATGAGCCTCCTGTCTCAAGCTATCCTCCTGTAGAGATAGAAATGGATACTGGCCGTAAAAGTAGTAAAGCCATCAGCTCAAGCAGCTCCAGTG ATTCAGATTCTAGCAGTTCTGAGAGTGAATGTGATGATGTGAAGGCTGGAAGTCCG GTACCAGAAACTGTGGGTTCTGGAACTCATTTAGATGAAAAGACAACAATTGATAATCCACTCGAAGGAAATC ATTCTGATAGTGGGTTGGATCAAGTTGAACAAAGTTCCCAGCAGAAGCCAAGTCCTGTTGAGTCAGATTGTTGCCAGCATG GAGACAGTGCTCCTCCAGAGAGGTCAGTCTCCCCCGAGAAGCAGTACAGGGCTGCTCTATTGAAGAATCGTTTTGCTGATACCATTCTAAGAGCACGAGAGAAAACACTTAATCAG GGTGATAAAGAAGATCCTGAGAAATTGCGGAGGCAGAGGGAGGAACTTGAATTGCAACAGAAGAAAG AGAAAGCGCGGTTACAAGCGGAAGCTAAGGCTGCTGAGGATGCTCGAAGGCGAGCAGAAGCAGAAGCTGCAGCTGAGGCTAAACGGAAGAGGGAGCTTGAGAGAGAAGCAGCAAGGCAGGCATTGATGCAG ATAGAAAAGACTGTTGAAATCAATGAGAACTCTCGGTTTCTTAAAGATCTGGAGATGCTTAGAACTGCCCCTGCGGAACAGCTACCGAGCTCTGTAGACGAAACGAGCCCTGATCACTCGCAGGAATGCTTAGGCGGCTTTAAGTTTGGGGGGAGTAACCCGTTGGAACAACTTGGCCTGTACATGAAAGAcgatgaagaggaggaagacgCGGATCCTGTAAGTAGTGTTCCTCCAAGTCCTGTAAGTGCTTCTATAAGTCCTGTAAATGATATAGAAGAGGGAGAAATTGATTAA